A genome region from Penicillium psychrofluorescens genome assembly, chromosome: 3 includes the following:
- a CDS encoding uncharacterized protein (ID:PFLUO_005714-T1.cds;~source:funannotate), with protein sequence MGPVVVKLVKGVAAGIGLASEGIAARKAKKAQNTQAGANRGDLAEDESEVIVERDVAIDTLEEQWALDEAQEELRQTSYPQDEPPPYSEVVDGAALATWFASQHPTPMGSVAARLPAPILLPQRRPKDRNRGFLRAYAPDLAPFGIDQATFLEFLNTAEKGCRAHRWLQAINLAALVGHAIPSVAAIAVSVAIHQFANLTIAADGRRRTNNFFDQANEEFFQPRGLYCLVLTWIPEEPDAPAMSMDLQSTVAKAMTGNDSTVLGSNKLRRLQQKFKTSDGKNYGNPFPEVAPLVFPELDRLENGEDAEKQLSKTKRRVEFVKTYLDKRAQATFQAENPDSHLNQRPKATFASRYADPNHAASSGDLLSLVTGGYASRGRRGGGGGGGLIGGLAELIRDPQGLDRETSRNAGGRAVGPGANTLIGGGLVEIRKLFEGKVIYLAIVNMPSKAEMREARDALGLPKD encoded by the exons ATGGGACCCGTGGTGGTGAAACTCGTCAAAGGTGTCGCGGCAGGTATCGGCCTTGCCTCCGAGGGAATAGCTGCCCGCAAGGCTAAGAAGGCACAGAATACCCAAGCGGGAGCGAATAGGGGTGACCTTGCAGAGGATGAATCCGAAGTCATCGTGGAGAGGGACGTTGCCATTGATACCCTCGAAGAGCAATGGGCCCTTGACGAAGCACAAGAAGAGCTCCGACAAACATCATACCCCCAAGATGAGCCCCCTCCGTATAGTGAGGTTGTCGATGGAGCTGCTCTTGCTACCTGGTTTGCAAGTCAACATCCGACACCCATGGGTTCTGTAGCCGCTCGTCTACCTGCTCCGATCCTTCTCCCACAACGCAGACCGAAGGATCGTAATCGTGGATTCCTCCGCGCCTATGCGCCGGACCTGGCTCCATTTGGCATTGACCAGGCCACGTTCCTTGAATTCTTGAACACAGCCGAGAAAGGTTGCCGGGCACACCGTTGGCTGCAGGCTATTAACCTGGCTGCCCTTGTGGGCCACGCCATCCCATCTGTTGCGGCAATTGCGGTGTCAGTGGCTATTCATCAATTTGCCAACCTGACTATCGCGGCAGATGGCCGTCGGAG GACCAACAACTTCTTTGATCAGGCGAATGAGGAGTTCTTCCAACCTCGTGGGCTGTACTGCCTAGTCTTGACCTGGATCCCGGAAGAGCCAGACGCACCAGCAATGTCGATGGATCTCCAGTCCACTGTTGCTAAAGCCATGACCGGAAACGACTCCACCGTGCTAGGGTCAAACAAGCTTAGACGCCTCCAGCAGAAATTCAAGACGTCTGACGGCAAAAATTATGGAAACCCTTTTCCAGAGGTTGCGCCCCTCGTTTTCCCCGAGCTGGACCGTTTAGAAAATGGGGAAGACGCGGAGAAGCAGCTTTCCAAAACAAAACGACGGGTTGAGTTTGTCAAGACCTACTTGGACAAAAGAGCTCAAGCTACCTTc CAAGCGGAAAACCCGGATAGCCATTTGAACCAACGGCCAAAAGCGACATTTGCCTCACGTTATGCTGATCCTAACCATGCAGCTAGCAGCGGCGATCTGCTTAGCTTGGTGACCGGCGGCTATGCCAGCCGAGGTCGCaggggcggcggcggcggcggcggacttATTGGGGGACTGGCAGAGCTCATCAGAGACCCTCAGGGGCTCGACCGCGAGACTTCACGAAACGCAGGCGGGAGGGCAGTTGGTCCAGGCGCCAATACCCTTATAGGCGGCGGTCTTGTTGAAATCCGCAAACTATTCGAAGGA AAAGTGATATACCTAGCAATTGTGAACATGCCATCCAAGGCTGAAATGAGGGAGGCACGCGATGCATTGGGCCTGCCAAAGGATTAA
- a CDS encoding uncharacterized protein (ID:PFLUO_005715-T1.cds;~source:funannotate) produces MNGYMEAYFTTHNFTLAVCHSYLAIPTEFHSKSVSQAQTYQNSLASGAMSALGGLLTLAKLALPELNAITAVGALSTLAGAGATLDTGVLGSILSQTVGVIETQLQEIGDMDKWLYHVFEAMRSAVIEWGNSTINGIAYFSEDDMYYYQNSSGVVDWLNGGGFAQDISETYQLTIDNATMKSVFAVAVSDLWVQEEVYIVNTTNAWTFTGDAYRTLNIDKNDMTRVIYNNQVYFFVKNTANVAPDSAYDPVPGIDKLEELGLSANDVIEASAYTLNRIGFNSTWDASGALSAMTSDDPPPGGIFMNIPICQLGILQPPSVNLFTRGCDYEDMAPEASTLPFPPAK; encoded by the exons ATGAATGGCTATATGGAAGCCTATTTCACAACCCACAATTTCACTCTCGCGGTATGCCATTCTTACCTTGCCATTCCAACAGAATTCCATTCTAAATCTGTCTCGCAGGCTCAAACTTACCAAAATTCGCTCGCATCAGGAGCCATGAGTGCTTTAGGTGGACTTCTCACTTTAGCAAAGCTCGCCTTACCAGAATTGAATGCCATTACAGCGGTTGGTGCTCTTTCAACTTTGGCTGGTGCCGGGGCCACATTGGATACGGGTGTTCTGGGGTCCATTCTGTCGCAAACGGTTGGAGT AATTGAAACTCAGCTTCAGGAAATAGGCGACATGGACAAGTGGTTGTATCATGTATTCGAGGCCATGCGATCCGCAGTCATAGAATGGGGCAACAGCACCATCAACGGCATTGCCTATTTCAGCGAAGATGACATGTATTATTACCAGAACTCTTCTGGTGTCGTCGACTGGCTTAATGGCGGTGGCTTTGCTCAGGACATCTCGGAAACATACCAACTAACGATCGATAACGCGACCATGAAATCCGTCTttgccgtcgccgtctcCGATCTGTGGGTCCAAGAGGAGGTTTATATCGTCAATACAACCAACGCCTGGACATTTACTGGAGATGCTTATAGGACGTTAAATATTGACAAAAACGACATGACTAGGGTCATTTACAATAACCAAGTCTACTTTTTCGTCAAGAACACCGCCAATGTGGCGCCCGACTCGGCCTACGACCCAGTGCCTGGCATTGATAAACTCGAGGAGTTAGGACTCAGCGCTAATGACGTTATCGAGGCCTCCGCCTACACGCTCAACCGTATCGGCTTCAATAGCACTTGGGATGCCAGTGGTGCACTCTCTGCCATGACCTCTGACGATCCTCCACCGGGTGGCATCTTCATGAATATACCTATCTGTCAACTGGGCATCTTGCAGCCCCCATCAGTGAACCTGTTCACGCGAGGGTGCGATTATGAGGATATGGCCCCAGAGGCGAGTACTCTCCCATTCCCCCCCGCCAAATAA
- a CDS encoding uncharacterized protein (ID:PFLUO_005716-T1.cds;~source:funannotate): MRADGLSTANGFSSNGVVSTPSRKASLNGQSTVTNGRSHTNGAGKSSASPSYFGHNREEVTRILIQSLYELGYNGAASLLSSESGYELETESVATFRKAVLGGRWAEAERILILSFRSDAASQRSGQKSPSEETLALAEGADRNEMLFLLRQQKFLELLEAHDLGAALTVLRQELTPLNHDIERLHALSSLLMCPPELLRDQAVWDGPVSSSRERLLDELSKSISPSVMIPQHRLAILLDTVKQSQINNCLYHNTAEPPSLYSNHMCDRNDFPLDISVNLTQHSDEVWYCEFSHDGTKLVTAGKDRSVLIYDTSSFAVLHRLADHGDGVAYVSWSPDDSKVISCSQDKKARVWSVETGRCLLTINQHRQPVTAAAWAADGESFVTASLDASCQLGHWSVRGQPLYMWHGGFRVQDCAISPDGRRLVAADTEAKIHVYNFLTHEEEYCLPLPSKPTSVAISRDSRHVLVNLQEGEIQLVDMETTAVVRHFRGQKQGEYVIRSTFGGAAENFVISGSEDSRVYIWHKENGTLVETLDGHVAGCVNSISWNPADPGMFASAGDDCIVRM; encoded by the exons ATGCGTGCCGATGGACTGTCCACAGCGAACGGCTTCTCCTCGAATGGGGTAGTCTCCACGCCCTCGAGGAAAGCCAGTCTAAATGGACAATCAACCGTCACCAACGGAAGATCCCATACGAATGGTGCCGGCAAGTCGTCGGCGAGCCCAAGCTACTTCGGCCATAACCGAGAGGAGGTGACGCGGATATTGATTCAGAGCTTGTACGAGCTAGGCTACAATGGGGCGGCATCCCTGCTGAGCTCGGAGAGTGGCTATGAGCTGGAGACCGAGAGCGTGGCAACATTTCGGAAGGCAGTGCTAGGAGGCCGGTGGGCGGAGGCTGAGAGGATTCTCATTCTGTCATTCCGTTCGGATGCGGCGTCACAACGCAGTGGCCAGAAGTCACCGTCCGAGGAGACCTTGGCATTAGCCGAGGGAGCCGACAGGAACGAAATGCTCTTCCTCCTGAGGCAGCAGAAGTTCCTCGAGCTACTGGAGGCCCACGATCTGGGTGCTGCGCTTACGGTCCTCCGACAAGAGCTGACTCCATTAAATCATGACATCGAGCGGCTGCATGCTCTCTCCAG TCTCCTCATGTGCCCGCCGGAGCTCTTACGCGACCAAGCAGTGTGGGATGGGCCGGTCAGCTCGTCTCGAGAGCGCCTTCTAGATGAACTATCGA AATCGATTTCCCCGTCTGTGATGATCCCCCAGCACCGGCTTGCCATCCTATTAGACACCGTGAAGCAAAGCCAAATCAACAACTGTTTATACCATAACACCGCCGAACCCCCTTCGCTCTACTCCAATCACATGTGCGACCGCAACGACTTCCCGTTGGACATTAGCGTCAACCTGACACAACATTCGGATGAAGTCTGGTACTGCGAGTTTTCACATGATGGCACCAAACTGGTCACTGCGGGCAAAGACCGAAGCGTGCTCATCTACGATACGTCTAGCTTCGCCGTGCTTCACAGGCTCGCCGACCATGGGGACGGGGTTGCATATGTGAGCTGGAGTCCGGACGATTCGAAAGTGATATCGTGTTCACAAGACAAGAAAGCGCGTGTGTGGAGCGTCGAG ACTGGTCGGTGTCTGCTGACCATCAATCAACACCGTCAGCCGGTCACCGCGGCCGCATGGGCCGCAGACGGGGAGTCGTTTGTCACGGCGTCTCTGGATGCGAGCTGCCAACTAGGTCATTGGAGTGTACGGGGGCAGCCGTTGTACATGTGGCATGGCGGGTTCCGTGTCCAAGATTGCGCTATCAGCCCTGACGGCCGACGTCTTGTAGCGGCAGACACAGAAGCCAAGATCCATGTGTACAATTTCCTCACTCACGAAGAGGAGTATTGTCTCCCGCTTCCGAGTAAACCGACCTCGGTTGCCATCAGTCGAGACTCGAGACACGTTCTGGTGAACTTGCAGGAAGGCGAGATTCAGCTGGTGGACATGGAGACTACTGCCGTGGTCCGGCATTTCCGAGGCCAAAAACAGGGCGAATATGTGATTCGAAGTACAtttggcggtgctgctgaGAATTTCGTTATTAGTGGCAGCGAAG ACTCTCGCGTCTACATTTGGCACAAGGAGAACGGAACACTGGTCGAAACATTGGACGGTCATGTCGCAGGATGCGTCAACTCAATATCCTGGAACCCGGCAGACCCAGGCATGTTCGCGTCGGCGGGCGATGACTGCATCGTGAGAATGTAA
- a CDS encoding uncharacterized protein (ID:PFLUO_005717-T1.cds;~source:funannotate) yields MAAKSHQRDNTTEYHYWGYSFTWTDRHRPAEELQPMVQTCDSLADECVQRLNQLPSPDGETKTFKKDLYGLLKDHADEDPKLKELWTQVNTVPEWVDWDQIQRGQDVFFRYGLPILNVLSFQSLLGGMGAIRVVETLARTGGFGAKVVRRRLLETLQHVLQVNSSAEGMKPGGEGMVSSVRVRLLHSSVRLKILSLVEQKPEYYDIQKHGTPVNDLDCIGTINTFSSSVVWLGLPRQGIYLSQKEIEDYIALWRLVAYYMGTPTEPFESPTKARAMMESLLLTEIDPTDTGRVLAKNIIIGLENTAPAYASKEFMEAMSRLLNGDALANELDIPQPSLYYRVLIWGYVFWVVSASYLIPKVGFLDRIMIDLRRKHFYKIILDKNIGLGGESRFEFKYVPTLTRTTRLGERRSTKFEKPGIENRIKPLHLIKTITSMAGKGLVVPFLGALQACISVLLTMCYGVAARRLRLIHEATINDMSGLGVKLFLPALIVVNLGRQLHLDTALNYLRVLIWTALHTCVSIIVAHLVSRLFKLPHWVTPTCAFNNPISLPLFLLESLKSVGSLRVLLHDGENMSDAIERAQSYFLICAVVAKSTAYALGPRMLHDGVDPNSNLGDPEERHRAVSIPEEDEQLTERTSLLPRRAQIARQAAGRRLQHWSKWVGSFFPRRIKQELMAPFGSPFADVVIGCTILGAVLGLVPALHRAFFFPEEEGGIFSAWLTSSVRNIGQLFTTLQMFMVGCKLGVSFEQMIASGDSGRTPVKAITIVFLLQLVVWPAMSISLIYGLARRTTLLGSDPMVWFTTMLMPVGPPSLVILGLAELAKASEREKMAIAKTVTIMYALSPLVCFAITGALTASEAVLEARSET; encoded by the exons atggccgccaagTCCCACCAGCGAGACAACACCACCGAGTACCACTACTGGGGTTACTCGTTTACCTGGACCGATCGCCACCGTCCGGCAGAGGAGCTACAGCCAATGGTGCAGACGTGCGACAGCCTAGCTGATGAATGTGTGCAGCGTCTCAACCAGCTTCCATCCCCCGATGGCGAGAccaagaccttcaagaaAGATCTATACGGCTTGCTGAAGGATCATGCGGATGAAGATCCTAAACTGAAGGAGCTGTGGACACAGGTCAATACGGTTCCCGAATGGGTCGACTGGGACCAGATCCAGAGGGGACAAGATGTCTTCTTCCGTTATGGCCTGCCCATCTTGAACGTG CTCAGCTTCCAGAGTTTACTCGGTGGAAT GGGCGCGATCCGAGTCGTCGAGACACTCGCCCGAACCGGTGGCTTTGGCGCCAAGGTTGTTCGACGCCGACTGCTAGAGACCCTCCAACATGTCCTCCAGGTCAACAGCTCAGCAGAGGGTATGAAACCCGGTGGCGAAGGCATGGTTTCCTCTGTGCGCGTACGACTCCTCCACTCGTCCGTTCGTCTCAAGATCTTAAGTCTGGTTGAACAAAAACCAGAGTATTACGATATCCAGAAGCATGGTACCCCTGTCAACGATCTGGACTGCATTGGCACCATCAACACCTTTTCCAGCTCCGTGGTCTGGCTCGGCCTTCCACGCCAGGGTATCTATCTCAGTCAGAAGGAAATTGAAGACTACATTGCGCTGTGGAGACTAGTTGCGTATTATATGGGCACGCCGACGGAACCATTCGAGTCCCCAACCAAGGCACGCGCCATGATGGAAtctctcctcctcaccgaGATTGATCCCACAGATACTGGTAGGGTCCTGGCaaagaacatcatcatcgggcTGGAGAACACGGCCCCCGCTTATGCCTCGAAGGAGTTCATGGAAGCCATGAGCCGACTCCTCAACGGCGACGCACTTGCGAACGAGCTGGATATCCCGCAACCCTCTCTGTACTACCGGGTGCTGATCTGGGGGTATGTGTTCTGGGTAGTGTCGGCCTCATACCTTATTCCGAAAGTCGGATTTCTCGACCGGATCATGATTGAT ctccgccgcaaACACTTCTATAagatcatcctcgacaaGAACATTGGACTGGGAGGCGAGTCTCGCTTTGAATTCAAATACGTGCCCACTCTTACACGTACTACACGTCTGGGAGAGCGGCGGTCCACCAAGTTCGAGAAACCGGGAATCGAAAAC AGAATCAAGCCACTCCATCtcatcaagaccatcaccaGCATGGCCGGCAAAGGGCTTGTCGTGCCTTTCCTTGGCGCCCTACAAGCCTGCATCTCGGTACTGCTCACCATGTGCTACGGTGTCGCAGCGCGTCGACTCCGACTCATCCACGAAGCAACCATCAACGACATGTCCGGACTAGGAGTGAAGCTCTTCCTCCCTGCCCTGATCGTTGTCAATCTCGGGCGGCAGCTACATCTGGACACCGCACTAAACTACCTCCGGGTACTGA TATGGACCGCACTACATACCTGCGTCTCAATCATAGTAGCCCATCTAGTCTCCCGCCTCTTCAAGCTCCCGCACTGGGTGACACCCACATGCGCATTCAACAACCCCATATCACTCCCGCTATTCCTTCTCGAATCACTCAAAAGCGTGGGCAGTCTGCGagtcctcctccacgacgGAGAAAACATGTCCGACGCCATCGAACGGGCGCAGAGCTACTTCCTTATCTGTGCCGTGGTCGCCAAGTCCACGGCGTATGCCTTGGGACCGAGGATGTTACATGATGGCGTGGATCCAAACAGTAACCTCGGTGATCCGGAGGAGCGCCATCGCGCTGTCAGCATtcccgaagaagatgagcagcTCACAGAGCGCACTTCTCTTCTGCCGAGGCGTGCGCAAATCGCTAGACAGGCGGCTGGTCGCCGCCTTCAGCACTGGAGTAAATGGGTCGGCTCGTTTTTCCCGCGCCGCATCAAGCAGGAACTGATGGCACCGTTTGGCTCGCCCTTTGCCGACGTGGTTATCGGGTGTACTATCCTCGGCGCGGTGCTGGGTCTAGTCCCGGCTCTGCACCGGGCATTTTTCTtcccggaggaagaaggcgggaTATTCAGCGCGTGGCTGACCTCTAGCGTCCGTAATATTGGACAACTATTTACCACACTGCAGATGTTCATGGTTGGGTGTAAGTTGGGCGTCAGTTTTGAACAGATGATCGCATCTGGCGACTCGGGCCGGACACCAGTCAAGGCCATTACGATTGTTTTTCTGCTGCAGTTGGTGGTCTGGCCGGCGATGAGTATCTCACTGATCTATGGATTAGCCAGACGCACTACGCTGCTCGGCAGTGACCCTATGGTCTGGTTCACCACGATGCTCATGCCGGTTGGCCCGCCGTCACTGGTGATCTTAGGGTTAGCggagctggccaaggcgTCGGAGCGCGAGAAAATGGCGATTGCCAAGACAGTGACG ATCATGTATGCGCTCTCGCCGCTTGTCTGTTTTGCCATCACCGGCGCCCTCACGGCGTCCgaggcggtgctggaggCGAGATCGGAGACATGA
- a CDS encoding uncharacterized protein (ID:PFLUO_005718-T1.cds;~source:funannotate), whose protein sequence is MAPAKQGQSSEPHGAVFSVSGPVVVAEHMIGCAMYELCHVGLDSLVGEVIRIEGDKATVQVYEETAGLTVGDPVTRTGKPLSVELGPGLMETIYDGIQRPLRAISDVSKGIYIPRGISVNALDREKKWEYKPAAYKVGDHITGGDIWGTVFENSLVNDHKILLPPRARGTITRIAPAGSYTVEEKLLEVEFEGKKTEYGMMQTWPVRVPRPVGDKQSADAPFIVGQRVLDALFPSVQGGTVCIPGAFGCGKTVISQSVSKFSNSDIIVYVGCGERGNEMAEVLMDFPELSITIDGRKEPIMKRTCLIANTSNMPVAAREASIYTGITIAEYFRDQGKNVAMMADSSSRWAEALREISGRLGEMPADQGFPAYLGAKLASFYERAGKTTALGSPERDGSVSIVGAVSPPGGDFSDPVTSSTLGIVQVFWGLDKKLAQRKHFPSVNTSMSYSKYTNVLDKYYEKDHPDFPRLRDHIRELLTKSEDLDQVVQLVGKAALGDSDKITLDVAAMLKDDFLQQNGYSDYDQFCPLWKTEYMMKAFMGFHDEAQKAIAQGQNWSKVREVTADLQASLRSMKFEVPDNEQEVTEKYEKILQSMTERFASVSDE, encoded by the exons atggctccGGCAAAGCAAGGCCAGAGCTCTGAGCCCCATGGcgccgtcttctccgtctccggTCCTGTCGTAGTGGCCGAACACATGATTGGTTGTGCCATGTACGAGTTG TGCCATGTCGGACTCGATTCACTGGTCGGCGAAGTCATTCGCATTGAAGGTGATAAGGCAACGGTCCAGGTTTACGAAGAGACAG CCGGTCTGACTGTTGGCGACCCGGTCACCCGAACGGGCAAGCCTCTCTCCGTCGAACTCGGTCCCGGTTTGATGGAAACCATCTACGACGGTATCCAGCGACCCCTCCGAGCCATCTCCGACGTCTCTAAGGGTATCTACATCCCGCGTGGCATTTCCGTCAATGCGCTGGACCGCGAGAAGAAGTGGGAGTACAAGCCGGCCGCCTACAAGGTCGGTGACCACATCACCGGCGGTGACATTTGGGGCACCGTGTTTGAGAACAGTTTGGTGAACGACCACAAGATCTTGCTGCCCCCTCGGGCGCGGGGCACCATCACCCGGATAGCCCCCGCTGGCAGCTACACCGTcgaggagaagctgctggaggtcgagttcgagggcaagaagaccgagtATGGAATGATGCAGACGTGGCCCGTCCGTGTGCCCCGCCCGGTGGGTGACAAGCAGTCCGCCGACGCTCCCTTCATTGTCGGCCAGAGAGTGCTGGATGCTCTCTTCCCCAGTGTGCAGGGTGGCACCGTGTGCATTCCGGGCGCTTTCGGGTGCGGCAAGACTGTCATTTCTCAGTCAGTGTCCAAGTTCTCCAACAGCGACATCATCGTCTATGTTGGCTGTGGTGAGCGTGGTAATGAGATGGCCGAGGTCTTGATGGACTTCCCAGAG CTTTCCATTACCATCGACGGTCGCAAGGAGCCCATCATGAAGCGTACCTGCCTGATCGCCAACACCTCGAACATGCCCGTCGCCGCTCGTGAAGCCTCCATCTACACCGGTATTACGATCGCCGAATACTTCCGTGACCAGGGAAAGAAcgtggccatgatggcggacTCCAGTTCCCGCTGGGCCGAGGCCCTGCGTGAGATTTCGGGTCGCCTGGGAGAGATGCCTGCTGATCAAGGTTTCCCGGCCTACCTGGGTGCCAAGCTAGCCTCGTTCTACGAGCGTGCTGGCAAGACTACCGCTCTGGGTAGCCCCGAGCGTGACGGTAGTGTCAGCATTGTCGGTGCCGTCAGTCCACCCGGTGGCGATTTCTCCGATCCCGTCACCAGTAGCACCCTGGGTATCGTCCAAGTGTTCTGGGGTCTCGACAAGAAGCTGGCGCAGCGCAAGCACTTCCCGTCGGTTAACACGTCCATGTCGTACAGCAAGTATACCAACGTTCTGGACAAGTACTACGAAAAGGATCACCCCGACTTCCCACGCCTGCGCGACCATATCCGTGAGCTGCTAACCAAGTccgaggatctggatcaAGTCGTGCAGCTGGTCGGCAAGGCAGCGCTGGGCGACTCGGACAAGATCACCCTGGATGTGGCGGCCATGCTCAAGGACGACTTCCTGCAGCAGAACGGCTACAGTGACTACGATCAGTTCTGCCCGCTGTGGAAGACGGAGTACATGATGAAGGCGTTCATGGGCTTCCACGAcgaggcccagaaggccaTCGCGCAGGGCCAGAACTGGAGCAAGGTGCGCGAGGTTACGGCAGATCTCCAGGCGTCGTTGCGCAGCATGAAGTTCGAGGTCCCGGACAACGAGCAGGAGGTGACGGAGAAGTACGAGAAGATCCTGCAGTCCATGACGGAGCGGTTTGCCTCAGTGTCGGATGAGTAA
- a CDS encoding uncharacterized protein (ID:PFLUO_005719-T1.cds;~source:funannotate) translates to MASPSGQSVNLNDPGLISLVNKLQDVFSTVGIVVVGSQSSGKSSVLENIVGRDFLPRGSGIVTRRPLILQLINKPPTTQANGDKKLETTDSEANVDEYGEFLHIPGQKFHDFNKMREEIVRETETKVGRNAGISPAPINLRIYSPNVLTLTLVDLPGLTKVPVGDQPKDIERQIRDMVLKYISKPNAIILAVTSANQDLANSDGLKLAREVDPEGQRTIGVLSKVDLMDEGTDVVDILAGRIIPLRLGYVPVVNRGQRDIENKRPIAYALENEKNFFENHKAYRNKASYCGTPYLARKLNLILMMHIKQTLPDIKARISSSLQKYTSELSQLGDSMLGNPSNIILNIITEFSNEFRTVLEGKNQELSSIELSGGARISFVFHELYSNGVKAVDPFDHVKDGDIRVMLYNSSGPSPALFVGTAAFENIVKQQIKRLEEPSVKCISLVYDEMVRILGQLLNKQLFRRYPMLKEKFHAVVVAFFKKCMEPTNKLVKDLINMEACYINTGHPDFLNGSRAMAIVNERHHAAKPTQVDPKTGKPLPARAQSPSLDPTVESPNGSGFFGSFWASKNKKKMAAMEAPPATLKASATLSEQEAIEVEVIKLLITSYFNITKRTMIDMVPKAVMYTLVQFTKDEMQRELLQNMYTNTDMEDLLKESDYTIRRRKECQQMVESLGRASEIVAQVQ, encoded by the exons ATGGCATCCCCGTCTGGCCAGTC TGTCAACTTGAACGATCCCGGCTTGATCTCGCTGGTCAACAAGCTACAAGATGTCTTCTCTACGGTCGGG ATTGTTGTCGTCGGGTCGCAGTCCAGCGGAAAGAGTTCAGTGCTGGAGAATATCGTCGGCCGGGACTT CCTGCCCCGTGGCTCGGGAATCGTCACTCGGAGACCCCTTATCCTGCAGTTGATCAACAAACCCCCGACTACGCAAGCGAATGGCGACAAGAAGCTGGAGACCACCGACAGCGAGGCGAACGTGGACGAGTATGGCGAGTTCCTGCACATACCTGGCCAGAAGTTCCACGACTTCAACAAGATGCgcgaggagattgtgcgCGAGACGGAGACTAAGGTTGGTCGCAACGCCGGTATCTCGCCCGCGCCCATCAACCTGCGCATTTACTCGCCCAACGTCCTCACCCTGACCCTGGTCGACTTGCCTGGCTTGACCAAGGTGCCGGTGGGCGACCAGCCCAAGGATATTGAGCGTCAGATTCGAGATATGGTGCTCAAGTATATCAGCAAACCCAACGCCATTATTCTCGCCGTCACCTCCGCCAACCAAGATCTGGCCAACTCGGATGGGTTGAAGCTGGCGCGTGAGGTGGATCCGGAGGGCCAGCGCACCATCGGTGTGCTGTCCAAGGTCGACCTGATGGATGAAGGAACCGACGTGGTGGATATTCTCGCTGGACGGATTATTCCTCTGCGTCTGGGCTATGTCCCGGTGGTCAACCGTGGCCAGCGCGACATCGAGAACAAACGGCCGATCGCCTACGCCCTGGAGAACGAAAAGAACTTTTTCGAGAACCACAAGGCGTATCGGAACAAGGCGTCGTACTGCGGTACGCCCTACCTGGCTCGGAAGCTGAACTTG ATTCTTATGATGCACATCAAGCAAACGCTTCCCGATATCAAGGCCCGCATTTCGTCCTCCCTTCAGAAGTATACCTCGGAGCTGTCGCAGCTCGGCGATTCCATGCTCGGCAACCCCTCCAACATTATCCTGAACATCATCACTGAGTTCAGTAATGAATTCCGGACAGTCCTTGAGGGAAAGAACCAGGAACTCTCCAGCATTGAGCTCTCAGGCGGTGCCCGTATCAGCTTTGTGTTCCACGAGTTGTACTCGAACGGTGTCAAGGCGGTCGACCCCTTTGACCACGTCAAGGACGGTGACATCCGGGTGATGCTGTACAACTCGTCCGGTCCGTCGCCAGCCCTGTTCGTGGGAACTGCCGCTTTCGAAAACATCGTGAAGCAACAAATCAAGCGCCTGGAAGAGCCCAGCGTGAAGTGTATCTCATTGGTTTATGATGAGATGGTTCGCATTTTGGGCCAGCTGCTGAACAAGCAGCTCTTCCGTCGCTACCCCAtgctgaaggagaagttCCACGCCGTGGtcgtcgccttcttcaagAAGTGCATGGAACCGACCAacaagctggtcaaggatCTGATCAACATGGAGGCATGCTACATTAACACAGGCCACCCAGATTTCCTCAACGGAAGCCGC GCGATGGCCATCGTGAATGAACGTCACCACGCTGCCAAGCCGACACAAGTCGACCCCAAGACCGGCAAGCCCCTGCCTGCTCGCGCCCAAAGCCCGTCCCTGGATCCCACTGTGGAGAGCCCCAACGGCAGTGGCTTTTTCGGCAGTTTCTGGGCCTcgaagaacaagaagaagatggcagcCATGGAGGCTCCTCCCGCGACCCTGAAGGCATCGGCCACACTCTCCGAGCAAGAAGCGATTGAGGTTGAGGTTATCA AGCTTCTCATCACATCGTACTTCAATATCACCAAGCGCACGATGATTGACATGGTTCCCAAGGCGGTCATGTATACGCTGGTTCA ATTCACCAAGGACGAGATGCAGCGCGAGCTACTCCAGAACATGTACACCAACACCGATATGGAAGACCTGCTGAAGGAGAGTGACTACACCATCCGCCGGCGGAAGGAATGCCAGCAGATGGTGGAGAGCCTGGGTCGCGCCAGCGAGATTGTCGCCCAAGTTCAGTAA